A single genomic interval of Amycolatopsis albispora harbors:
- a CDS encoding rhodanese-like domain-containing protein — translation MTITSSDAVSYFATQLRFRTDAADVHAALESGTPGFTLLDSRGDVAWAQGRIPGALHLPTAEIARRGLDLLDPTLPVVTYCWGPGCDGATKAALAVAKLGFHVKEMIGGIEYWIREGFGVETDDGIVRRPADPLTSPTAGVTCDC, via the coding sequence ATGACGATCACTTCCTCGGATGCCGTGTCCTACTTCGCCACCCAACTGCGGTTCCGCACCGACGCCGCCGACGTGCACGCCGCGCTGGAGTCGGGGACCCCCGGGTTCACCCTGCTGGATTCGCGGGGCGACGTGGCCTGGGCACAAGGCCGCATCCCGGGCGCGCTGCACCTGCCCACGGCCGAGATCGCCCGCCGTGGCCTGGACCTGCTCGACCCGACCCTGCCGGTGGTCACCTACTGCTGGGGGCCGGGCTGCGACGGCGCCACCAAGGCGGCTCTGGCCGTGGCCAAGCTCGGCTTCCACGTCAAGGAGATGATCGGCGGCATCGAGTACTGGATCCGCGAAGGCTTCGGCGTCGAAACCGACGACGGCATCGTGCGACGGCCCGCCGACCCGCTGACGTCGCCGACCGCCGGAGTCACCTGCGACTGCTGA
- a CDS encoding Cmx/CmrA family chloramphenicol efflux MFS transporter, with amino-acid sequence MPFAVYLLGLAVFAQGTSEFMLSGLIPAIATDLRVSVPAAGLLTSGFAVGMVVGAPLMAALSLRWPRRRALAIFLTTFVAVHIVGALTTSYEVLLATRVVGALANAGFWATALATANAMVPSNAKARATSIVVGGVTVACVAGVPAGAWLGQQWGWRSAFWAVALVSLPPLIAILRTIPAGRPDIAESGVRGELRSLRNPRLLVVLLVAALVNGATFCAFTYLAPLFTTDTGLSEGWVPALLALFGVGSFLGVTIGGRIGDTHPVPLLATGMVALIVGWSLFAMTAGNTFAVIVLVLVQGTLAFATGSTLISRVFYLAEEAPTLAGGFATAAFNVGAAVGPWLGGIAIGTGPGFRAPLWVSAALMVAAFAVALAAQGVRKRVRQ; translated from the coding sequence ATGCCTTTTGCCGTCTACCTGCTCGGGCTGGCCGTATTCGCCCAGGGCACTTCCGAATTCATGCTGTCCGGGCTCATCCCGGCGATCGCCACTGATCTGCGCGTTTCCGTTCCCGCCGCGGGCCTGCTCACCTCCGGTTTCGCGGTGGGGATGGTCGTCGGCGCGCCCTTGATGGCGGCGCTGAGCCTGCGCTGGCCACGCCGCCGCGCGCTGGCGATTTTCCTGACCACCTTCGTGGCGGTCCACATTGTCGGTGCGCTGACCACGAGCTACGAAGTACTGCTAGCCACTCGCGTCGTCGGGGCCTTGGCTAACGCCGGATTCTGGGCCACCGCACTGGCGACCGCCAACGCGATGGTCCCGTCGAACGCCAAGGCCCGCGCCACGTCCATTGTGGTCGGCGGAGTCACCGTCGCCTGCGTTGCCGGTGTGCCGGCCGGCGCTTGGCTCGGGCAGCAGTGGGGTTGGCGCTCGGCCTTCTGGGCCGTCGCGTTGGTTTCGCTGCCGCCGCTCATCGCGATCCTGCGGACGATTCCGGCCGGTCGGCCGGACATCGCGGAGTCAGGTGTGCGCGGTGAACTGCGGTCGCTGCGTAACCCTCGGCTGCTCGTGGTTCTGCTGGTGGCCGCGTTGGTGAACGGCGCGACCTTCTGCGCCTTCACCTATCTCGCGCCGCTGTTCACTACCGATACTGGGCTCAGTGAGGGCTGGGTTCCGGCGTTGCTCGCATTGTTCGGCGTCGGCTCGTTCCTCGGGGTGACGATCGGCGGCCGGATCGGCGACACGCATCCGGTGCCGTTGCTGGCCACCGGCATGGTGGCGCTGATCGTGGGCTGGTCGTTGTTCGCGATGACGGCAGGTAACACGTTCGCCGTCATTGTACTCGTGCTGGTGCAAGGAACGCTCGCTTTCGCGACCGGGTCCACGTTGATTTCCCGTGTGTTCTACCTCGCGGAAGAAGCGCCCACACTGGCTGGCGGATTCGCCACGGCTGCTTTCAACGTCGGCGCCGCTGTCGGGCCGTGGCTCGGTGGCATCGCCATCGGCACCGGGCCGGGGTTCCGCGCACCGTTGTGGGTCAGTGCGGCGTTGATGGTCGCGGCGTTCGCCGTTGCCCT